TTCTAGAGAAGGTTTAAGAGAAGTAAAAGATAAAATAATAGAAGAGGCAAATAAAAATCCAAATATAAACTCAATAAGAGCAGATGGAACAGAAGAGTCACCACAATTAAAAATATCTTATGATACAAACAAAGCCTTATCTCTAGGATTGGATTTAAAAAATATTGATAGTACATTAAGTGCAGCTTGGGGTGGAACTTATGTGAATGATTATATTGATAAAACAAGAATAAAAAGAGTTTATATTCAAGCTGATGCTCCTTTTAGAAGTAGTCCTGAAGATTTATATAAATGGAAAGTAAGAAATAGTAGTGGATTAATGGTTCCTTTTAGTGAATTTAGTTCATTTTCTTGGGTTTATGCACCTGAAGAGCTAACACGATTTAATGGATTTATCTCTTATGAAATTCAAGGAAGTGCAGCAACTGGAGTTAGCTCTGGTGTTGCTATGAATGAGATGGATAAAATTGCAAATGAAAATGCAAATGGAACAATGCATACATATAGTGGAGCTTCATATCAAGAAAGACTTGCAAGTAATCAAACTTTGATTTTATATGGAATTTCTCTTTTGGTTATATTTTTATGTCTAGCTGCACTTTATGAGAGTTGGAGTGTTCCTTTTTCTGTTTTATTGGTTGTTCCTTTGGGAGTTTTTGGAGCAGTTTTAAGTATATATTCTAGAGACCTAAGCAACGATGTATATTTCCAAGTAGCACTTTTAGCAGTTATGGGATTGGCATCAAAAAATGCTATTTTAATTGTTGAGTTCATAAACAGTGCATATAAAAATGGTATGCCTTTAATCGAAGCTGCTATAAAAGGTGCAAAACTAAGACTTAGACCAATTATCATGACATCTTTGGCTTTTATTGCAGGAATTATTCCACTTGCAATATCAAGTGGAGCTGGAGCAAATAGTAGAATCGCCATAGGAACTGCAATTTTAGGTGGAACAATAAGTGCAACAATTTTGGCAATATTTTTTGTACCACTATTTTTTGTAATAATTACAAAACTATTTTCAAAAGGAGTTAAAAATGATTAGAAAATCTATAAGCCTTGTAGTTTTATCAATGCTTTTTAGCTCTTGTGTATCTTTGGCTCCAAAATTAGATATAAATAGCGATGAGGTAGTTGCTAAAAGTTTTAAAAACTATCAAATAGCTGAAGATAATTCAAATATTAGTTTAAATAGTTTTTTAATAGATGAAAATTTAAAAACTCTTGTAAATCTTGTTTTAGAAAACAATAAAGATATAAAAATAGCACTTTTAAGAGTAGAAGAGTCAAAATCACTTTATAGAATTGAAGAGTCAAATCTTTATCCAAAAATAGATGCAAATGGTAGTTTTTCTAGAGATAAAAAAGAAGAAATCATAAAAAACAACTATAAAGCATCTGTTGGAACTGTTTTTGAACTAGATTTATTTGGTAAAAATAGAAGTTTAAATGATGCTGCTAAAAATAGTTTTTTAGCAACTCAATATGTTCTTAGTTCAACAAAACTATCTTTAGTTTCACAAACTATAAATTCATATTTAAGTTTGGCAACTAATATTGAAAACTTAAATTTACAAAAAAAGATATATGAAAATCTAAGTAGTGTTTATGAATTGACACAAAAAAAGTTTACTGCTGGAGTTATTAGTAAAGAAGATGTACTTTCTAGTTTTGCTATGTTAAAAGAGAGTCAAAATGAGATAATTGCTTATGAAAATCAAATTCAAATTGATATAAATTCTCTTGAACTACTTTTGGGTTCTACTTTAAGTGAAAGTTTAATTCCAAATAGTTTAAAAAAAGATGATAGCTATTTAGCTTTAGTAAAATCTGGAATTAGTTCAAATGTTCTTTTAAATCGTCCTGATATAAAAGAGTTAGAGTATCAGTTACGAGCAAAAAATGCAAATATTGGAGCAGCAAGAGCTGCATTTTTCCCAAGTATTGCTCTTACAGCAAATACAGGATATTCTAGTTCTAGTTTGAATAATCTTTTTTCCACTCCAAATAGTTTTTGGCAAATAAGTCCATCTATAAATCTTCCAATATTTACAGCAGGTGAAAATAGTGCAAAATTGGATTTAAGTGAAACACAAAAAGAGATAGCTTTAAATGAGTATCAAAAAGGTATTCAAACAGCTTTTAAAGAGGTAAATGATGCTTTGATGGTAAGAAAAAATATCTATACAAAACTTCAAAATCAAAAGGAGCTAACAGCTTCTATAGAAGATGCATATAATATTGCTTTAAATTCCTATAAAATAGGTTATGGAAGTTACCTAAATATGCTTATAGCTCAAAAAGCATATATAAACTCACAAAAAACTTTGACACAAACTTATCTTGAAGAGCTTGAAAATAGGGTTGAAATTTTTAAAACTTTAGGCGGAGAAATAGAGTGAAAAAACTCTATGGAAGCCTAATTTTTCTCAAACACCATATTTATCCACTATTTTGAGTTTATATTATCGATTATTTCATTTTTTCCTATAAATCTTTTCTCTAAAACTTCTTTTACAATCTCTTTTGAAAGAGTATCTGTTTGCAAAGCAATATCTTGAGTTTTAGAGGCTATACTAGCGTTTTGTTGTGTTTGTTGGTCTAGTTGATTTACTGCATTATTTATTTGTGATATTCCACTTTCTTGCTCTTTTGAAGAGTTTGAAATCTCTCTTATCATTACAGCTTGTTTCTCTATGTTATCCAAAAGTTCTCTATATCCACTTATCATCAAATTTGAAATCTCTTTTCCCTCATTTGTCTTTAAAGTTGCCAGCTCTACAATATTTTTAATCTCTTTTGCAGCTTGGGCACTTCTACTTGCTAGATTTCTCACCTCTTGTGCAACAACGGCAAAACCTTTTCCAGCTTCTCCAGCAGTTGCTGCTTCAACAGCAGCGTTTAAACTTAATATATTTGTTTGGAAAGCAATTTGATCAATAACCAAGATAGCTTCATTTATATTCATTACTTGATTTGTAATATCTTCCATGGCTGTTGCTGTATTTTTTGCCATCTCTTGACCCTTTTTTGCTGAATTATTAACTTCATTTGAGTACTTTGACATCTGAACTACATTGTTTGTATTGTTTATTACTGTTGCATTTATCTCTTCAAGAGCAGCTGCTGTTTGTTCTAAAGAAGCTGCTGCAGAATTTGAGCTAAGATTTAATATATCTACATTTTTTATTAGTATTTGTGAAGATTTTTCAAGAGTCATACCATTTTGTAAATTGTTTTTTAACATTTTTACAATTGCATTTTGCAACTCATTTATTCCATAAACTAATCTCTCTAAAACCCCTCCAATCTCATCATCTTTTTCTGCTTCTAATACTGGTCTGTAATCATAGTTTATATATGATTGTAAAATCTCATCTATTTTTTTAAATCTCTCTTTAGTGGTTACAATCATACTATTTACATTGTTTTTAAAATCATTTAAAGGTTGATTTATGGTATTTGCCTCAATTAACTGTGAATACCATCCATTTGAAACTCTGTTCATTACAATTTGAGCTTCATTTATTACTCTATTATCCTGAATTATACTCTCTTTTGTTATATCTATATTTTGATTTACAAGTTTTGCCATAGTTCCAAATTCATTTGTAGAGCTATCATCAAGAGCTAAAATTTTATCTGATTTCCTATTTAAATAATCAAAAAAGCTTTGCAAACCATCTTTAAAATTATTAAGTGATTTAGCAATATTTCTTGAAATAAAACTTGAAGCTATAAAAAATATTAAAATAGTTATAAAACCCAAAATAGTTAATTGTGTTGTTAAAGCTTTAATTGCATCATTTCTAATATTTACAATATCTTCATTTAAAGCAAATATTTTATTTTCTAAATCTTTTCCAATATTTGACATTTTTAAAATATCTTGATTGTACTCTTTTAGATTTTCATTGTTCTCTTTTAGCTTTATATTTGCCATATTATTAAAGATTTTTAAATAAGTAGATATTAACTCTATGCTCTCTTCACAAAGTAATATATTTTTTGGTATATGCAATCTATTTTTAAATAAAGCAATATTTTTGCTAAGAGTTTCAAAGTTTTCAATAACTTTGTCTCT
Above is a genomic segment from Aliarcobacter cryaerophilus containing:
- a CDS encoding efflux transporter outer membrane subunit, producing MIRKSISLVVLSMLFSSCVSLAPKLDINSDEVVAKSFKNYQIAEDNSNISLNSFLIDENLKTLVNLVLENNKDIKIALLRVEESKSLYRIEESNLYPKIDANGSFSRDKKEEIIKNNYKASVGTVFELDLFGKNRSLNDAAKNSFLATQYVLSSTKLSLVSQTINSYLSLATNIENLNLQKKIYENLSSVYELTQKKFTAGVISKEDVLSSFAMLKESQNEIIAYENQIQIDINSLELLLGSTLSESLIPNSLKKDDSYLALVKSGISSNVLLNRPDIKELEYQLRAKNANIGAARAAFFPSIALTANTGYSSSSLNNLFSTPNSFWQISPSINLPIFTAGENSAKLDLSETQKEIALNEYQKGIQTAFKEVNDALMVRKNIYTKLQNQKELTASIEDAYNIALNSYKIGYGSYLNMLIAQKAYINSQKTLTQTYLEELENRVEIFKTLGGEIE